The Desulfurobacterium sp. TC5-1 genome segment CCACAACCGCCGATAAGGGCAGCCGCAAGAAGAAGACCGGCAGCTATTTTCTTTTTCATTTCTTCTCCTCTAAGTATCTTGATGCTGACATTGCCGCAACAGCCCCATCGGCTGCGGCAGTAATCACCTGCTTGAGCGGCTTTTTACGTGTATCACCGGCAGCAAAGAGGCCCGGCGTTGCCGTTTTCATCTCATCATCGGTAAGAATGTACCCTCTATCGTCAAGCTCAACAAGATGAGCTATAGGAGCTGTATTTGGTTCACTACCTATAAAAATGAATATACCATCAACTTTCTGCTCGCTCTTTTCCCCTGTAACTGTATCTTTAAGCGTAAGAGATTCAACAAATTGATCACCGTTAATAGATTCCACAACTTTATTTAAAACGGGCTTTATCTTTTCATTTGCCTTTACCCTTTCCTGAACAATCGGAACAGCACGGAACTTATCTCTCCTGTGAATGAGGTAAACCTTGTTTGCAAATTTCGTTAGAAAGAGTGCCTCCTCAAGTGCAGAATCTCCACCACCGACAACGGCGACATCTCTTCCTTTAAAAAGAGCACCATCACATACAGCACAGTATGAAACACCCCTTCCCAAAAATTCTGCTTCACCGGGAACGCCGAGTTTTCTTGGTGTAGAACCTGCAGCCCATATAACAGTCCTGGCCTTAACTTCACCACCAGATTCAAGCTTTAAAGTAAAAATGTCACCATCAATATCAACTTTATTGACGGAATAACCGCTCTCTATAACGGCTCCAAAGTTTTCAGCCTGCTTTTTCATCCTGTCGGAAAGCTCAAAACCGGCCATTGGCTCAGGAAAACCGGGGTAGTTCTCTATCATCTCGGTAATAAGAAGCTGCCCGCCGGGAAACATGGCATCAAGAACGAGCGTCTTAAGGTTACTCCTACCCGTATATATGGCAGAGGCCAGCCCCGCAGGACCGGCTCCGACTATCACAACATCCCAGAGTGTATCAAACATTACTCTTCCCCGATAAATCTTTCTATCGTCTGCTCAAAAACAGCCTTAGGTTGAAGACCTACCTTAACATCGGCGGGCTCACCATTAACAAAGAGCATAACCGTAGGAATACCTCTTATGCCGTACTGCATAGCAAGCATCGGAAGGTCATCCGTATTAACCTTGAAAACTTTAATCTTTCCTTCGTACTGATTTGCAAGCTCCTCTATTGTAGGTGCGAGCATCCTGCAAGGTCCACACCACGGTGCCCAAAAATCTACGAGAACCGGTACATCGGAAGCCAAAACTTCCCTTTCAAACTCTTCAATTGTCTGGATTTCTCTTGCCATCTAACTATTCCTCCTCTTTAAGTATTTGTAAGATTTGTATTACTCTATCATCTTTAATTCTGTAGCACGTTCTAACACCCTCTTTTTTGTAGCAGATAACGCCCGCATTTTTTAAAACATTAATATGCTGAGAAGCCGTGGGCTGAGGGATACCAAGCTCCTCCCATATTTCCTTAACACACTTCTCACCGCCCGCCAGATACTCTACAATCTGAAGCCTCGTAGGATGAGAAAGTGCTTTTAAAAGTTCAGCTATCTCCTGATAGTCCACCTTCGTTTCCAATGTTTCTCTCCTTCTCAATTGGATTATGAGAATTGATTATACCATTAATATATGATTAATCCACCATAGCTGACAACCTCTCTGTAATTTCCTGTAACATCACCGGATGTTCTGTACATTACAAGTTCTGCCGCCGTAGCGCCAAGTAGCTTTGCCGCGATAAGACCTACTGTTGCCGGAACAACACCACACATGGATATGTCATAAGTAACAACCCTGGTGTAGAGTTCGTAAGGGTTGAGGTCTAAAATGGCATCTATGGCAAGTTTATCCATCTCCTTCGCCTTCTCCTGAGTAACGTAGTGGGAAAAATCAGAGCTTATAACTATTAAACCATCTTTATCGGAAAGAGACTCAGCCAAAATCTTTCCGGCCTGCTCACACACATCATAGCTTATGAAGCTAAAAACGATAGGTACAATGGAAAGCGTTTCTCTAAACCCGGAACAGTACTGGAGAAATGGAAGCTGAACTTCAAGCGAATGTTCGTATATGTGAGCATTAACATCAGGTTCGTAAGGTGGATACTTCACAAGCTTTTTCGATACTTCGCTGTTTACGGGAACCTCACCAAACGGCGTAACCCAGATACCGTCCGGGAAAACAGACACCCTCCTGCCAAATCCTGTGTGATTTGGCCCAAGCAGAACATTTAAATCGGGAATCTCCACCCTGCTATAAGTTGCACCGGCAACCCGACCAGAATAGATATATCCTGCATGCGGAACGATTACTGCTTTTGCCTTAATTTTTGGTGCAGGTTCACACATAGAATCAAGCATCATTTTTAAATCCTCAGGTGACGCCGGATAAAACTGCCCTGCAACCGCCGGATAACGAACCATCCCATTCCCCCTGAAATGAAGTTTTTTCCAAAGCACTTCCTCTAAATTTAAATATAACCCTTCTCAAAACAGGTTTTACAACAGAACTTGAATCTATTAAAATGGTAGAATAACCGTTATGAAAGCCAAAATTAATGAGAATATATACATAGACATAAAACATCTACGGCCGTGGTCTTTCTCAAAAATTCAAAAAGCAAAAAGGTGCGCCTACGATTTCTATTGGACCTATGTGGAAAAACAGGAACCGGCAGAACGGGCAGATTTTTTCATTCTTGGAAGCGGCGTTCACTATATACTTGAAAATGCCATAAATACCGTTTTCAAAAGGCAAAAACCTCTCAACTACAACGTGTTAAAGTACTTCTTCGAACAGTTCAAGCAGAAAGAGCCTTCAATAGAGTATGAAAGGGTAAAACCGTTCATGCCTAAAATCTTAAACTACGTGAACGGACAACTAAGGAGGCTGGGGAAAATTCACTTCTTCCATTCAGAAGTAGAACTTTGCATAAACAGGGAATTTGTACCGGCCGGTTTTAACGGACAAGAGGCTTTCATAAGGGGAAAACTTGACTTTGTATTTGCCCAGGACGATACCCTCTACATTGTTGACCATAAAACAAACAGAAGCAGAGAATTCTCAAAAAGAATGAAAACACAGCTACGCTGGTACGCACTTTTAGCAAAGGCTAAATATCCCGAATTTAAAAAGCTTGCCCTCGAAGTTCACAACGTTCGTTACGGATTTGTCAAAAGAGTAATTTTTACAGATACTGACATTCTCCATTTTAAGCTTAGATTGGTACCCATCATAGAGATGGTTGAGGAAGAGTTTTTCGGAAAGAGTTTTGCAGATCTGACACCATCACCATCATCAACAAACTGTAGGTGGTGTGACTTTAGACACATCTGTCCGGCTAAAAAGGAGTAAGCATGAAGTTTGTAGGTGCCCACGTCAGTACTGCCGGAGGCGTTTCAAACGCACCATTAAACGCCATGAAAATAGGAGCAAAGGCGTTCGCTCTGTTTACAAAAAATCAGCGGCAGTGGAAAGCAAAACCGATATCTGAAGAAGAGGTTGAACGTTTCAGAGAAAACCTTGCTAAAGCGGGCATAAAAACAGATCACGTTCTTCCTCACGACAGTTATCTTATAAACTTAGGCCACCCTGTAAAAGAAAAACGGGAAAAATCTATTAATGCATTCATAGACGAAGTCAAAAGATGCGAAATTTTAGGATTAAAGTATCTCAACTTCCACCCTGGAAGCCATCTCCGTCAGATTTCAGAAACGGAATGTATAAGATTAATAGCCAATTCCATAAACCGGACACTTGAAGCAACACAGAACGTAACGCTGGTACTTGAAAACACCGCCGGACAGGGAAGCAATGTTGGATACAGATTTGAACATCTTGCAGAAATAATTGATCTTGTCGAAGACAAAACAAGAATCGGCGTCTGTCTTGATACCTGCCATCTGTTTGCGGCAGGCTACGACTTAAGAACAGAAGATACCTTTAATGAAACGATGAAAAAGTTCGATTCTATCGTTGGATTTCACTTCCTTAAAGGTATGCACCTGAATGATGCCAAATCACAGTTTGGCAGCAGAGTCGACAGGCACCACTCTATTGGAAAAGGAAACTTAGGAATTGAACCGTTCAGGTTTATAATGAGAGACAATAGGTTCAATAATATTCCATTAATACTTGAAACGATAGACCCGGCGCTATGGCCGGAAGAGATTAGACTCCTGTATTCGTTTGCTTAGAACAAATTTCATCAACATCATGTATAGAATTCAGGTGTTTTCTGTCTCTTTTTGTTATTTCCCAATCTTCACCTATATCCTTTAAAAACTCAAGGAGTTTTTCTACATCTTTATTGGGTGGCGAAGATAAAGAGTAAAGAATCTTTACCCCTTCTCTCTTATCTTCAACAAGATGAAACCTTTTAAGAACAGAAAGATGAGTCGAAACAGTAGCCATCGAAATACCCAGGACCCGGGCTATTTCACAAACATAGGCAGACCTTTCCTGTAGCATCTTCACTATCCGCAGCCTGTTCGGTTCTCCTAAAATCTTCATGGCTTCAGCAAACTCTCTCACTCCTCCTCTCCTTTAAAACAGTTTTTTTATGAAACCCGGCTTTATAAAGCCGGCGAACTGCTCTATAGTAGCCGCCAGGATTTTCACATTATCAAAACCTTTATTTAAAAGATAAAAGTAAACTATGGAAGCTTTTATTTTTCCAGCACAGAAGAGACACACCATCTTATCTCCTGGAATTTCATTAACTCTATCGGGGATCTCGTGAACAGGAATATTAAGACCAAAAGAGAAGGAAAGCAGTTCAGTCTCCCTTCTATCCCTTACATCAAGAAGAATTGCTTTGTCTTTCTTCCATAACTCAAAGAATTTTTCTGCAGAAATTTTATGTTTTCCCGAAGCCCAGAAATCAAAGTCCATACTTTTTAAAAGATTTTCCATAACTACCTCCTCTCTTTTTAATTTTATTATTGCTTATCTATTAATGCAAGTTTCATTAAATAAATTTCTTATTGTAAATGATTTTCCTTTAAATCTCCGGGTGTTGTTACTGGCTTTTTCAGCGTCATACAGCAAATAAACTTGTTTTAATAAAAATTTTCTTCATGCATTTCTATAAATTTCCGGACATTCTTCTTTTCACATCTCTCTAATATCCTGCTGACAGACACCTTAAGAGGCTCACTCTTTCGTCTTTCATGACCCATCTTTCTCATTAAACTGCAAAATTCTTCAAGGACTGTTCTTGCGGTTTTAATAAATATGACGAAAATAAACATTATTAAAATCAATAAGACAAAACAAACGACATAAAATTTTCTGAAGATTGTTTTATTAGCAAATACTAATTTTGTAAGTGCGACCAACTTTCCGCGTAATTTTCCTTCAATACCTCTAAACAGCTTTCAACAATTTGGTATTATTGTTAAAAACAACCTGCTCGGAGAAAATAAAGATGGAAAACGTTAATGCTATTGAAATAATAAAAATGTCATGGCAGGTAACAAAGAAAAAGTTTGGTATTATAATAAAAATTCTAAGTATCTACTTTTTAATTGTCTTTGCACTCCAGATGCTAACCGCAATCCTGGCAAAGCTCCACCTTTATCTTGCAGGTGACGTTATAGGATTTCTATTTGTCGATTTGCTCAGCGGCGGCTTAATCTATACAATGATAAAGCTGGTAAGAGAAGAAACCGCCGAAGTAATGGACCTTTTTATTATGTTCGAAGATATGAACTTAGGAGCAAACTTTGTAATAATGAGTGTCCTTAAAATTATTATCTTAGCGATTGCCTTTACACTTTTAATAATACCCGGAATATACCTTTCTGTAGGTTACATCTTTGCGCAATACCTTCTCATCGACAGGCGACTTTCACCATGGGAAGCTCTTGAAACAAGCAGAAAAACTGTCCACAAGCACTGGTTTCGGTATTTTATATTCGTCAACCTTATCATCCTTTTAAATGTTATAGGTGCCCTGTTCTTTTTGATTGGACTGATTGTGACAGTACCCCTGTCCATCGTTGCCTTTGTTGAACTTTACGAAAGAACGTTTAGCGGGAAGAGCCTTCTAAAATCTTCTTCTCCTTGAGGTGCTTTAAAATTTTTTCCCCGGCAAGATAGACATCACCGGCACCAAGGGTTAATAGAACCGTATTAGACTTTAAAAGTGGAAGGATATGAAAAACCGCTTCGTCCACACTTCCTACATACGTCCCACCACAAAAGCGTGCAAGCTTTTCCGCCGAAACTGATTCTATGGGCATTTCACCGGCAGGATATATATCAACGAGAAAGAGGTTATCTATCCTGCTTAAAACATCAGCAAACTCATTCCACAAAAGTTTTGTCCTTGTGTAACGATGAGGCTGAAAGAGAACCAGAATATCCCTATCAGGGTAGGCATCCTTTATACCTTTATACGTATTTTCTATCTCTGTCGGATGGTGACCATAATCATCAATCACAACAACACCAGCCTCCTCGCCTTTAATCTCGGCTCTCCTCTTCGCGTTCTTAAAGGTGGAAAGACTTTCTGCTATCTCGTTAAAAGAAATCCCCGCCTCAAGAGAAACACCCACAGCTGCAAGAGCATTCAGAACATTGTGCTTACCCGGAATAGGAAGGTGAATTTTTCCTTCCAATCTACCTTTAAACAGAACTTCGAACTCTACAGAAAGCCCTTCCTGTTTCACGTTGCAAGCACAGAGATCAAATTCTTTAGAAAAACCGTAAACGATTTTTCTTTTATAGATAAAGGGCAAAATCTCTCTAACATTTTCACACTCACCACATAAAAAAACTTTCCCGTAAAAGGAGACTCTATTTGCAAATTCTGCAAAGGAATGCTTTATGGTTTCAATGTTCTTATAAAAATCAAGATGATCCGCATCTATGTTTGTTACAACACTGACTGACGGAAGTACTTTTAAAAAAGTTCCATCACTTTCATCTGTTTCAGCAATCATCACCCTGCTTTTCCCATAATACGCATTGGTGAAACCTAAAAAATCAAGCTTTCCACCAACCAAAATCGTAGGCTCAACACCAGCATCATAGAAAATTTTAGAAATCATAGAGCTTGTTGTTGTTTTCCCGTGAGTCCCGGCAACAGCTATTCCCTCTCTGAATCTCATAAGTTCCGAAAGGGCGTCACACCTCGGAATAACTGGAATTCCTCTCTCAAGAGCTGCTACTATCTCAGGATTTGAGCGCTTCACAGCAGAAGTATGAATAACAACATCCGCCCCTTCAACGTTCTCCTTTTTATGACCAATGAAAACCTTTATTCCTTCCCTTTCAAGGAACTTTGTTGTTTCACTCTCTCTTATATCTGAACCGGTTACATAATAACCTTCTTTTTTGAAGAGATATGCAAGGCCGGAAATACCAATCCCGCCTATACCTATAAAATGAACATGCTTTACAGAAAACTTAAACATGAATCTTCTCCAGAGAAAAATAACAGACTTAATTATACACGGTAGGTGTTTATTTAAAAAGATTAACCACCTTTTTGCTTCTTCACCTCTGCCATTATCCTGACAATCTCGTTAACCTTATCAGGTCTAACATAATTCAAAATCTGACCTGCGTATCTCTCCTTCATGTTCAAAAATATATAAGCTGCCTCCGTCATATTATCCATGGCAGAAATTTTCTGTCCGGCAAGTTCTGGATCCATCTTGGAAAAAATCTTTGCTAACCTTTTGTAACGCTCATTCTGAATGGACTTAAGTTCTTCTTCAAAAGCTTTCTTCTCTTCCGCTAACTTTTTTCTTTCTTCTTCTATTTTCTTCAATATAGACTCATTCTTTTGAATAAGTTTTTGTACCTCTTCTCTAAGAGCAGTTAAACGTTTAATCTCCTTTTGAAGTTCAACCTTTTCCGCCTCCTGAGAAAAGGCAGGATTAATCATTAAAAGAAGAATCACTAAAACGCCTGCTAAATATCTCATCGGCAAGTCTCCCTTCCTGAATCAGCTCTTCTTTCCTTCTTTCTCTTTCCAGTTTCATTATAAACTTTTCAACCGCCTTTTTCTCACCGTGCAGAACAGCAAGTTCTCTCTTTAAATTTTCTGCCTCCTTAAGTAAAGAAGACCTCTCTTCCTCTTTTTTCTTTATTTCTTCAAGAACATAGTGGCAATAAATGTTCTTTTCAAAAATTTCAGCGACCGTTCTGCCTCTCTGCATGTCAAACTTTAACCTATCGTAAATCCTATTTAACGATTCAACTTCTTTTAAAAGTGCATCGATACGGTCAAAAACCTGTCTGAGCTTATATTCCTTCTTTTTTATAACCAAATCACGCTGTTTAATAAATAGAGAAAGTGCCTTCATTATCTTTTTCTAACAAAGAGTTCCGCCAATTTTTTCTGTTCTTTCTTAACAAACCTTAAAATAGCTTGCTGTTCTGTGTCTTTTATATCTACAAATTGAACGCCAAGACACAAAACCTTTTCCCTTAAATCCTCATTAACAACACTCCCCTTTAAAGAAAAATGCTTCCCTTCAAGGAAAAATTCAAGCTTAACCTCAGAGAGAATCGAAACAGATGGCTTCTTTTTGCCGTAGGGTAAA includes the following:
- the trxB gene encoding thioredoxin-disulfide reductase; the encoded protein is MFDTLWDVVIVGAGPAGLASAIYTGRSNLKTLVLDAMFPGGQLLITEMIENYPGFPEPMAGFELSDRMKKQAENFGAVIESGYSVNKVDIDGDIFTLKLESGGEVKARTVIWAAGSTPRKLGVPGEAEFLGRGVSYCAVCDGALFKGRDVAVVGGGDSALEEALFLTKFANKVYLIHRRDKFRAVPIVQERVKANEKIKPVLNKVVESINGDQFVESLTLKDTVTGEKSEQKVDGIFIFIGSEPNTAPIAHLVELDDRGYILTDDEMKTATPGLFAAGDTRKKPLKQVITAAADGAVAAMSASRYLEEKK
- the trxA gene encoding thioredoxin — encoded protein: MAREIQTIEEFEREVLASDVPVLVDFWAPWCGPCRMLAPTIEELANQYEGKIKVFKVNTDDLPMLAMQYGIRGIPTVMLFVNGEPADVKVGLQPKAVFEQTIERFIGEE
- a CDS encoding metalloregulator ArsR/SmtB family transcription factor encodes the protein METKVDYQEIAELLKALSHPTRLQIVEYLAGGEKCVKEIWEELGIPQPTASQHINVLKNAGVICYKKEGVRTCYRIKDDRVIQILQILKEEE
- the amrB gene encoding AmmeMemoRadiSam system protein B, encoding MVRYPAVAGQFYPASPEDLKMMLDSMCEPAPKIKAKAVIVPHAGYIYSGRVAGATYSRVEIPDLNVLLGPNHTGFGRRVSVFPDGIWVTPFGEVPVNSEVSKKLVKYPPYEPDVNAHIYEHSLEVQLPFLQYCSGFRETLSIVPIVFSFISYDVCEQAGKILAESLSDKDGLIVISSDFSHYVTQEKAKEMDKLAIDAILDLNPYELYTRVVTYDISMCGVVPATVGLIAAKLLGATAAELVMYRTSGDVTGNYREVVSYGGLIIY
- a CDS encoding PD-(D/E)XK nuclease family protein, whose translation is MKAKINENIYIDIKHLRPWSFSKIQKAKRCAYDFYWTYVEKQEPAERADFFILGSGVHYILENAINTVFKRQKPLNYNVLKYFFEQFKQKEPSIEYERVKPFMPKILNYVNGQLRRLGKIHFFHSEVELCINREFVPAGFNGQEAFIRGKLDFVFAQDDTLYIVDHKTNRSREFSKRMKTQLRWYALLAKAKYPEFKKLALEVHNVRYGFVKRVIFTDTDILHFKLRLVPIIEMVEEEFFGKSFADLTPSPSSTNCRWCDFRHICPAKKE
- the nfo gene encoding deoxyribonuclease IV, giving the protein MKFVGAHVSTAGGVSNAPLNAMKIGAKAFALFTKNQRQWKAKPISEEEVERFRENLAKAGIKTDHVLPHDSYLINLGHPVKEKREKSINAFIDEVKRCEILGLKYLNFHPGSHLRQISETECIRLIANSINRTLEATQNVTLVLENTAGQGSNVGYRFEHLAEIIDLVEDKTRIGVCLDTCHLFAAGYDLRTEDTFNETMKKFDSIVGFHFLKGMHLNDAKSQFGSRVDRHHSIGKGNLGIEPFRFIMRDNRFNNIPLILETIDPALWPEEIRLLYSFA
- a CDS encoding metalloregulator ArsR/SmtB family transcription factor → MREFAEAMKILGEPNRLRIVKMLQERSAYVCEIARVLGISMATVSTHLSVLKRFHLVEDKREGVKILYSLSSPPNKDVEKLLEFLKDIGEDWEITKRDRKHLNSIHDVDEICSKQTNTGV
- a CDS encoding sulfurtransferase — its product is MENLLKSMDFDFWASGKHKISAEKFFELWKKDKAILLDVRDRRETELLSFSFGLNIPVHEIPDRVNEIPGDKMVCLFCAGKIKASIVYFYLLNKGFDNVKILAATIEQFAGFIKPGFIKKLF
- the murC gene encoding UDP-N-acetylmuramate--L-alanine ligase, coding for MFKFSVKHVHFIGIGGIGISGLAYLFKKEGYYVTGSDIRESETTKFLEREGIKVFIGHKKENVEGADVVIHTSAVKRSNPEIVAALERGIPVIPRCDALSELMRFREGIAVAGTHGKTTTSSMISKIFYDAGVEPTILVGGKLDFLGFTNAYYGKSRVMIAETDESDGTFLKVLPSVSVVTNIDADHLDFYKNIETIKHSFAEFANRVSFYGKVFLCGECENVREILPFIYKRKIVYGFSKEFDLCACNVKQEGLSVEFEVLFKGRLEGKIHLPIPGKHNVLNALAAVGVSLEAGISFNEIAESLSTFKNAKRRAEIKGEEAGVVVIDDYGHHPTEIENTYKGIKDAYPDRDILVLFQPHRYTRTKLLWNEFADVLSRIDNLFLVDIYPAGEMPIESVSAEKLARFCGGTYVGSVDEAVFHILPLLKSNTVLLTLGAGDVYLAGEKILKHLKEKKILEGSSR
- a CDS encoding flagellar FliJ family protein, which encodes MVIKKKEYKLRQVFDRIDALLKEVESLNRIYDRLKFDMQRGRTVAEIFEKNIYCHYVLEEIKKKEEERSSLLKEAENLKRELAVLHGEKKAVEKFIMKLERERRKEELIQEGRLADEIFSRRFSDSSFND